From a region of the Geothrix sp. 21YS21S-2 genome:
- a CDS encoding lipocalin-like domain-containing protein: MKLAALLLASILAAQPFQPARPGRVFQFPRDHGSHPAFATEWWYFTGHLWSADGARRYGYQLTFFREALPAGSWRGSAAWRTDQIHLAHAALTDVGRGTFRFDERLNREGIPASAAAGRLDLRNASWTARMEGTAIRLAFSVGDADLELDLEAPEAPVVFGENGIVRKGDDPAAASHYVTFPRLATRGSLKGPVAETLHGVSWMDHEFSSSQLSRGQVGWDWAGIQLRDGRSLMMYRLRRADGSQDPWSLVSEVDAAGRIRRATRSFRLQGGAWRSPGSGAEYPLPLRLEAFGETWTLAPLVPAQELRTRQGPRITYWEGACRVLDAQGREAGDAYVELTGYAHSMAGRF, encoded by the coding sequence GTGAAACTGGCAGCCCTGCTCCTCGCTTCCATTCTCGCCGCCCAGCCCTTCCAGCCGGCCCGCCCCGGCCGCGTCTTCCAGTTCCCCCGGGACCACGGCTCCCACCCGGCCTTCGCCACCGAGTGGTGGTACTTCACGGGCCACCTTTGGAGCGCCGACGGCGCCAGGCGCTACGGCTACCAGCTCACCTTCTTCCGGGAGGCCCTGCCCGCGGGCTCCTGGCGGGGCAGCGCGGCCTGGCGCACGGACCAGATCCATCTGGCCCACGCCGCGCTCACCGACGTGGGCAGGGGCACCTTCCGCTTCGACGAGCGCCTGAACCGCGAGGGCATCCCCGCCTCCGCGGCCGCGGGCCGCCTGGACCTGCGCAACGCGTCGTGGACGGCGCGCATGGAGGGGACCGCCATCCGCCTCGCCTTCTCCGTGGGGGACGCGGACCTGGAGCTGGACCTGGAGGCCCCGGAGGCCCCGGTGGTCTTCGGCGAGAACGGCATCGTGCGCAAGGGGGACGATCCCGCGGCGGCCAGCCACTACGTCACCTTCCCGCGCCTGGCGACCCGGGGCAGCCTCAAGGGCCCCGTGGCCGAGACCCTCCACGGGGTCTCCTGGATGGACCACGAGTTCAGCTCCAGCCAGCTCTCCCGCGGCCAGGTGGGCTGGGACTGGGCCGGGATCCAGCTGCGGGACGGCCGCAGCCTCATGATGTACCGCCTGCGCCGCGCCGACGGGTCCCAGGATCCCTGGTCCCTGGTGTCGGAAGTGGACGCCGCGGGCCGGATCAGGCGCGCCACCCGGAGCTTCCGCCTCCAGGGCGGCGCCTGGAGGAGCCCCGGATCCGGCGCGGAGTATCCGCTCCCCCTGCGCCTGGAGGCCTTCGGCGAGACCTGGACCCTGGCGCCCCTGGTGCCCGCCCAGGAGCTCCGCACGCGCCAGGGCCCGCGGATCACCTACTGGGAAGGGGCCTGCCGGGTGCTGGACGCCCAGGGCCGGGAGGCCGGCGACGCCTACGTGGAACTTACCGGATACGCCCATTCCATGGCGGGCCGATTCTAG
- a CDS encoding NADPH-dependent FMN reductase, which translates to MKIAIMGGSLRKGSLNLRLLGHIARSIMALGPKVRIASGHELRIPLYDADAPPPHEAVALHNLLTDSQALVIVSPEYNAGIPAHLKNAVDWVSTMTPTPFRGLPVLLASASPGAFGGARAQMQWRATLANLGAIALPGGITVPLADRNLDADGVPLDPRTAAEVQKALAAFLDLTGKLAARP; encoded by the coding sequence GTGAAGATCGCGATCATGGGCGGAAGTCTCCGGAAGGGATCCCTCAACCTCAGGCTCCTGGGCCACATCGCCCGCAGCATCATGGCCCTGGGGCCCAAGGTGCGCATCGCCTCCGGCCACGAATTGCGCATCCCCCTCTATGACGCCGACGCCCCTCCCCCTCACGAGGCCGTGGCCCTGCACAACCTGCTGACGGATTCCCAGGCCCTGGTCATCGTCTCGCCCGAATACAACGCGGGCATCCCGGCCCATCTCAAGAACGCCGTGGACTGGGTCTCCACCATGACCCCCACCCCGTTCCGCGGCCTTCCGGTGCTCCTGGCGTCGGCCTCCCCCGGCGCCTTCGGCGGAGCCCGGGCGCAGATGCAGTGGCGCGCCACCCTGGCCAACCTGGGCGCCATCGCCCTGCCGGGGGGGATCACGGTGCCGCTGGCCGACCGGAACCTGGACGCGGACGGCGTGCCGCTGGATCCCAGGACGGCGGCCGAGGTCCAGAAGGCCCTGGCGGCGTTCCTGGATCTTACCGGGAAGCTTGCTGCGAGGCCCTGA
- a CDS encoding arylesterase: protein MRFLPHLAVLASLILPHPVHAQRTLVFLGDSLTAGLGLDRSQAFPSLIEARLRKAGLDWKVVNAGVSGDTTAGARARLDWIYRNKVDLMFVCIGSNDGLRGLPPAEVERNLRAILDRARSSGTQVVLAGAMVPDNYGRAYQQAFGRIFPRLAKDYRLPFLPFLLEGVALRPELNQEDGIHPNPAGTRKVADSVWKVLEPLLRASQQASR from the coding sequence ATGCGCTTCCTGCCCCATCTGGCCGTCCTCGCCTCCCTGATCCTCCCCCATCCGGTCCATGCCCAGCGGACCCTGGTCTTCCTCGGGGACAGCCTCACCGCGGGCCTGGGCCTGGACCGCTCCCAGGCCTTCCCGAGCCTGATCGAGGCCCGGCTTCGCAAGGCCGGCCTGGACTGGAAGGTGGTGAACGCCGGGGTGAGCGGGGACACGACCGCAGGGGCCAGGGCCCGCCTGGACTGGATCTACCGGAACAAGGTGGACCTCATGTTCGTGTGCATCGGCTCCAATGACGGCCTCCGGGGCCTGCCTCCCGCGGAGGTGGAGCGCAACCTCCGGGCCATCCTGGACCGGGCCCGCAGTTCAGGCACCCAGGTGGTGCTGGCCGGAGCCATGGTGCCGGACAACTACGGCCGCGCCTACCAGCAGGCCTTCGGCCGCATCTTCCCCCGCCTCGCCAAGGACTACCGCCTCCCCTTCCTCCCCTTCCTGCTCGAAGGGGTGGCCCTGCGTCCCGAGCTCAACCAGGAGGACGGCATCCACCCCAACCCAGCCGGGACCCGGAAGGTGGCCGACAGCGTGTGGAAGGTGCTCGAACCGCTGCTCAGGGCCTCGCAGCAAGCTTCCCGGTAA
- a CDS encoding ABC transporter ATP-binding protein has protein sequence MIELSGLTKTFTAPGGERLTVLEDLHFRLPEGGSLAVQGPSGSGKSTLLAILAGLERPTSGQVRVAGKRIDDLGERELSAFRARNLGFVFQAFHLLPHFSALQNVCIGAEIAGLPSPLARAREALDRVGLAERMGHLPGQLSGGECQRVAIARAMVARPPILLCDEPTGSLDPRNADHVFELIMELHRDLGTTLVMVTHDPRLAERLGTRMILERGRMVGPAVEP, from the coding sequence ATGATCGAGCTCTCCGGCCTCACCAAGACCTTCACGGCCCCGGGCGGGGAACGGCTCACCGTCCTGGAGGACCTCCACTTCCGGCTTCCCGAAGGCGGCTCCCTCGCGGTGCAGGGCCCCAGCGGCAGCGGGAAGAGCACCCTTCTTGCCATCCTGGCCGGGCTGGAGCGGCCCACCTCGGGGCAGGTGCGGGTGGCGGGCAAGCGAATTGACGACCTGGGGGAGCGGGAGCTGTCCGCCTTCCGGGCCCGGAACCTGGGTTTCGTGTTCCAGGCCTTCCACCTCCTGCCCCACTTCTCCGCCCTGCAGAACGTCTGCATCGGCGCTGAGATCGCGGGCCTGCCCTCCCCGCTGGCCCGTGCCCGGGAGGCCCTGGACCGGGTGGGCCTCGCGGAGCGGATGGGCCATCTGCCCGGCCAGCTCAGCGGCGGCGAGTGCCAGCGGGTGGCCATCGCCCGGGCCATGGTCGCCCGGCCCCCCATCCTCCTCTGCGACGAGCCCACGGGCTCCCTGGACCCCCGCAACGCCGACCACGTGTTCGAGCTGATCATGGAACTCCACCGTGACCTGGGCACCACCCTGGTGATGGTGACCCACGACCCGAGGCTCGCGGAGCGGCTGGGAACGCGCATGATCCTGGAGCGGGGGCGCATGGTCGGCCCGGCGGTGGAGCCTTGA
- a CDS encoding ABC transporter permease, which yields MTGFVLRSALRELRNQAGRLLLIALCIATGFAAFFATYGFSGRVLEGIASESRAMLGADLVVTARGAMPEAALEQARAVKGARCLVSDFPTMTSTGPAADTVSRLVEVRSIEAGYPLAGRLQVEPARDGGEPWGALVDPGLAQAWGLRVAEPGMPAEQLLEQRRGLRLGDGVVPVQGIVGQDDTRQATAFALGPRLYLGAATARRVGLLSPRARFSTRLLLNLEPGASPARAAERLRTALPRGLRIQTHEEAATALAQPIRNTNLFIRQLGLFTLLLSCLGAWAILAAYLKGREKDAAILRCLGAPPGAPAAIFALIAAVLVALALVLGLGAGSAAARVLPGLLGDLIPQAIRQGKAPALPVAETAAAVLMLVLVTVPTLARLRNVSPLLLLRDGPEVKGRQVLARVCGAGAGILACGLVVLNAPAPRVGFATAAGMAALFGVLLAAFRLLLFLYRRGAATLPLPLKLALGQMGARPALGSLLMSVIGLSVFLVLATQFVKDDLVRPLASRKGDGKRANLFFVDVQRDQVEAMRALARSASGFEPMDAPMVRARLTAIAGHPVEDGGGEARSMQRREQNLTWRSRLRESETVTKGAFWPDDTLPGAAPRDELSLEEGFARQIGAKLGDELAFDVAGTEVRGRVTSLRHVVWQSFQINFFIVVHPSLLRGAPAVWIMAAEVDGAPARAALQNEAARRFPNISTIDVGEIVERVGKVLDLVGLVTRALSGLMLASALLVLAASLLAGRLGRQRDLALLRTLGASHGTLLASLAWEFLILGGSAAVSAGLLAWWLARAYSSRVLQLDVAPDPWTAMPLVLLAAALTAAVGLAGSYRALQAKPMDVLRGD from the coding sequence TTGACCGGCTTCGTGCTCCGCAGCGCCCTGCGGGAGCTCCGCAACCAGGCGGGACGGCTCCTGCTCATCGCCCTGTGCATCGCCACGGGTTTCGCCGCCTTCTTCGCCACGTACGGGTTCTCGGGGCGGGTGCTGGAGGGCATCGCCTCGGAATCCCGGGCGATGCTGGGCGCCGATCTGGTGGTCACCGCCCGGGGCGCGATGCCCGAAGCGGCCCTGGAGCAGGCCAGGGCCGTCAAGGGGGCCCGGTGCCTGGTGAGCGACTTCCCGACCATGACCTCCACGGGCCCGGCGGCGGACACGGTCTCGCGGCTGGTGGAAGTCCGGAGCATCGAGGCCGGCTATCCGCTGGCCGGGCGCCTGCAGGTGGAGCCGGCCCGGGACGGTGGTGAACCCTGGGGCGCCCTGGTGGACCCGGGCCTCGCCCAGGCCTGGGGCCTGCGCGTTGCCGAGCCCGGGATGCCGGCGGAACAGCTCCTGGAGCAGCGCCGCGGCCTGCGCCTGGGCGACGGCGTGGTGCCGGTCCAGGGCATCGTGGGCCAGGACGACACGCGCCAGGCCACCGCCTTCGCCCTGGGGCCGAGGCTCTACCTGGGGGCCGCCACGGCCAGGCGGGTGGGCCTGCTTTCGCCCCGGGCGCGCTTTTCCACGCGCCTGCTCCTGAACCTCGAACCCGGGGCCTCCCCTGCCCGGGCCGCGGAGCGGTTGCGCACCGCCCTGCCCCGGGGCCTGCGGATCCAGACCCACGAGGAGGCGGCCACCGCCCTGGCCCAGCCCATCCGCAACACCAACCTCTTCATCCGGCAGCTGGGGCTCTTCACCCTGCTCCTGTCCTGCCTGGGCGCCTGGGCCATCCTCGCCGCCTACCTCAAGGGGCGCGAGAAGGACGCCGCCATCCTGAGGTGCCTGGGGGCCCCGCCCGGGGCGCCCGCGGCCATCTTCGCGCTCATCGCCGCGGTCCTGGTGGCCCTGGCCCTGGTGCTGGGCCTGGGGGCCGGGTCCGCCGCGGCGCGGGTGCTGCCGGGGCTCCTGGGCGACCTGATCCCCCAGGCCATCCGCCAGGGCAAGGCGCCCGCCCTGCCCGTGGCCGAGACGGCGGCGGCGGTCCTCATGCTGGTCCTCGTGACGGTCCCCACTCTCGCCCGGCTGAGAAACGTGAGCCCCCTGCTCCTCCTGCGCGATGGGCCCGAGGTCAAGGGCCGCCAGGTCCTGGCCCGGGTCTGCGGCGCGGGGGCCGGGATCCTGGCCTGCGGGCTGGTCGTGCTGAACGCCCCTGCGCCGAGGGTCGGCTTCGCCACCGCGGCGGGGATGGCCGCCCTCTTCGGGGTCCTTCTGGCCGCCTTCCGCCTTCTCCTGTTCCTCTACCGGCGGGGCGCCGCCACCCTCCCGCTGCCCCTGAAGCTGGCCCTGGGCCAGATGGGGGCCCGGCCCGCCCTGGGTTCGCTGCTCATGTCCGTCATCGGCCTGTCGGTCTTCCTCGTCCTCGCCACGCAGTTCGTGAAGGACGACCTGGTGCGGCCCCTGGCCAGCCGGAAGGGGGACGGCAAGCGGGCCAACCTCTTCTTCGTGGACGTACAGCGGGACCAGGTGGAGGCCATGCGCGCCCTGGCCCGCTCCGCCAGCGGCTTCGAGCCCATGGACGCGCCCATGGTGCGAGCCCGCCTGACCGCCATCGCCGGCCACCCGGTGGAGGACGGCGGCGGCGAGGCCCGCTCCATGCAGCGCCGGGAGCAGAACCTCACCTGGCGCTCCCGCCTGCGGGAATCCGAGACCGTCACGAAGGGCGCCTTCTGGCCGGACGACACCCTCCCCGGGGCCGCCCCGCGGGATGAGCTGAGCCTGGAGGAGGGCTTCGCCAGGCAGATCGGCGCGAAGCTGGGGGACGAACTGGCCTTCGACGTGGCCGGCACCGAGGTGCGCGGCCGCGTGACCAGCCTGCGGCACGTGGTGTGGCAGAGCTTTCAGATCAATTTCTTCATCGTGGTCCACCCCTCCCTCCTGCGGGGCGCCCCCGCCGTGTGGATCATGGCCGCCGAGGTGGACGGCGCCCCCGCCCGCGCCGCGCTCCAGAACGAGGCGGCCCGGCGCTTTCCCAACATCAGCACCATCGATGTGGGCGAGATCGTCGAGCGGGTGGGCAAGGTCCTGGACCTGGTGGGTCTGGTGACCCGCGCCTTGTCGGGTCTCATGCTCGCCTCCGCGCTGCTGGTGCTGGCCGCGAGCCTCCTGGCCGGCCGCTTGGGCCGCCAGCGGGACCTCGCCCTGCTGCGCACCCTGGGGGCAAGCCACGGCACCCTGCTGGCGAGCCTGGCGTGGGAGTTCCTGATCCTGGGCGGCAGCGCGGCCGTGAGCGCCGGACTCCTGGCCTGGTGGCTGGCACGGGCCTACAGCTCCCGGGTGCTTCAACTGGACGTGGCCCCGGACCCCTGGACCGCCATGCCGCTCGTGCTGCTGGCCGCAGCGCTCACCGCGGCGGTGGGCCTTGCCGGGAGCTACCGGGCCCTGCAGGCCAAGCCCATGGACGTGCTGCGGGGGGACTGA
- a CDS encoding aldo/keto reductase, producing the protein MESVTLPDGEKVPALGMGTWGMGEDPARRPTEIAAVRLGVELGLTLVDTAEMYGEGRTEQFLGEALAGMRDRVFLVSKVYPHNASRTGVVRACEASLRRLRTDRLDLYLLHWPGNEPLAETVAGFETLKAAGKIRHWGVSNFDTGDMEDLFSVAGGDACAVNQVLYNLTRRGPEFDLLPWMEAHGVPLMAYSPLEQGGIARDGAVAEIAAHHGLTPWQVALAWVLRRPGTLAIPKASLEAHMRENKAAQALRLTEAERALLDAQFAAPRRKRALEML; encoded by the coding sequence ATGGAATCCGTGACCCTGCCGGATGGCGAGAAGGTCCCCGCGCTGGGGATGGGAACCTGGGGGATGGGGGAGGACCCCGCCCGCCGCCCCACGGAGATTGCAGCCGTGAGGCTGGGCGTCGAGCTGGGCCTGACGCTCGTCGACACCGCGGAAATGTATGGGGAAGGACGGACGGAGCAGTTCCTGGGCGAGGCGCTTGCCGGAATGCGGGATCGGGTGTTCCTGGTCAGCAAGGTCTACCCCCACAACGCCAGCCGCACGGGCGTGGTGCGCGCCTGCGAGGCGAGCCTGCGCCGGCTCCGCACGGACCGGCTCGACCTCTACCTGCTGCATTGGCCCGGGAACGAGCCGCTGGCGGAAACCGTCGCCGGGTTCGAAACCCTGAAGGCGGCTGGAAAGATCCGCCATTGGGGCGTCAGCAACTTCGATACGGGCGACATGGAGGACCTGTTCTCCGTGGCCGGCGGGGATGCCTGCGCGGTCAACCAGGTCCTGTACAACCTGACACGGCGGGGACCGGAATTCGATCTGCTCCCATGGATGGAAGCCCATGGGGTTCCGTTGATGGCCTACAGCCCCCTCGAACAGGGGGGGATCGCCAGGGACGGTGCGGTGGCCGAAATCGCCGCGCACCATGGCCTGACCCCCTGGCAGGTGGCGCTGGCCTGGGTGCTGCGCCGCCCTGGCACCCTTGCGATCCCGAAGGCTTCGCTGGAAGCGCACATGCGCGAAAACAAGGCGGCGCAAGCCCTTCGGCTGACGGAAGCCGAACGGGCGCTGCTGGACGCCCAGTTTGCCGCCCCCCGGCGAAAGCGGGCCCTGGAGATGCTCTGA
- a CDS encoding DinB family protein, with protein MSIAQALLPEFEHEIAGVRRVLERIPVEHLEYRPHPKSMTLGQLANHLATMPGWIVSTLSRTELDFALPETRALMPKPSTTIEGLLSTLDAGREEASKALAKASDADFQVIWSGKADGKVLFSMPRIAVVRGFVLNHAIHHRAQATVYLRMLDVPVPSLYGPTADEA; from the coding sequence ATGTCCATCGCCCAAGCCCTTCTGCCTGAGTTCGAACACGAGATCGCCGGGGTGCGCCGCGTGCTCGAGCGTATTCCCGTGGAGCACCTGGAGTACCGTCCCCACCCGAAGTCCATGACCCTCGGCCAGCTGGCCAACCACCTGGCGACCATGCCCGGCTGGATCGTCAGCACCCTCTCCCGGACGGAGTTGGATTTCGCGTTGCCGGAAACCCGGGCGCTCATGCCCAAGCCGAGCACCACCATCGAGGGGCTGCTCAGCACCCTCGATGCCGGCAGGGAGGAGGCCTCCAAGGCCCTGGCCAAGGCCAGCGATGCCGATTTCCAGGTGATCTGGAGCGGGAAGGCCGACGGCAAGGTGCTCTTTTCCATGCCGCGCATCGCGGTGGTCCGAGGGTTCGTGCTGAACCACGCCATCCATCACCGGGCCCAGGCCACGGTCTACCTGCGGATGCTGGACGTGCCGGTGCCGTCCCTCTACGGCCCCACGGCCGACGAGGCCTGA